Within Sinorhizobium sp. RAC02, the genomic segment CGATTCGGTCGTCTATCTCGGCGTCTGCGACAAGATCGTGCCCGGCCTGACGATCGCGGCCCTCACCTTCGGTCACCTGCCCGCCGTCTTCATTCCAGCCGGCCCGATGACCTCCGGCCTGCCGAACGACGAGAAGGCCCGCGTGCGCCAGCTCTTCGCCGAAGGCAAGGCCGGCCGTGCGGAACTGCTTGAAGCCGAGTCGAAATCCTATCACGGCCCCGGCACCTGTACGTTCTACGGCACCGCGAACTCCAACCAGATGCTGATGGAGATCATGGGCTTCCACATGCCTGGCGCTTCCTTCATCAATCCGGGCACGCCGCTGCGCGACGCCTTGACCAAGGAAGCCACCAAACGGGCACTTGCCATCACGGCGCAGGGCAACGAGTTCACCCCGGCCGGCGAGATGATCGATGAACGCTCGATCGTCAACGGCGTGGTCGGCCTGCACGCCACCGGCGGTTCGACGAACCACACGCTGCATCTGATCGCCATGGCGCGCGCGGCCGGCATCCTGCTGACCTGGAAGGATATTTCCGACCTCTCCGACACCGTGCCGCTGCTCGCCCGCGTCTATCCGAACGGCCTTGCCGACGTAAACCATTTCCACGCGGCGGGCGGCATGGGCTTCCTGATCCAGGAACTGCTGAAGCAGGGCATGCTGCACGACGACGTGCGCACCGTCTTCGGCCAGGGCCTCAGCGCCTATGCGATCGACCCGAAGCTTGGCGACCGGGGCGTCGTGGTGCGCGAACCGTCGCCGAAGGTCAGCCATGATCCGAAGGTGCTCGCCAATATCGAAACGCCCTTCCAGGCGTCGGGCGGGTTGAAGATGCTGACCGGCAATATCGGCAATGCCGTCATCAAGATTTCCGCCGTCAAGCCGGAGCGTCATGTCATCGAAGCACCGGCAAAGGTGTTCCACGACCAGCAGGAACTCAACGTCGCCTTCAAAGCTGGCGAACTGACGGGCGATTTCATCGCCGTCGTGCGCTTCCAAGGCCCCAAGGCGAACGGTATGCCGGAGCTGCACAAGCTGACCACTGTGCTCGGCATCCTTCAGGACCGCGGCCAGCGCGTGGCACTGCTCACCGACGGCCGCATGTCCGGCGCTTCCGGCAAGGTTCCGGCGGCAATCCACATTACGCCGGAGGCGGTCGACAACGGCCCGATCGGCCGCATCAAGAACGGCGACATCATCCGGCTCGATGCCACACATGGCACGATCGAAGTTCTGGTGAATGCCGCCGAGTTCGCCGCCCGCCCGCAGGCAACGGCCGATCTCTCCGGCAACGAGTTCGGCATGGGCCGCGAACTCTTCGCGCCGTTCCGCGCAATTGCCGGGCCGGCGGATCACGGCGCGAGCGTGCTGTTTGCGTGAGGGCTAGGAGAGGGCCGACACCCTTTCAATGCCATCGACTTTCAAGCATCTCCATCGTCATGGTCGGGCCTGGCCCGACCATCCACGCCACGGGTGCCGATGGATCCTCGGGTCAAGCCCGAGGATGACGAACGTTGGTGATTTAGGGTCGCCAGATCAGGCGGCGCTGTTGCACGCCCCTCTTTTCGTCTCAGCTGTAGATATCCAGCGTCCGGCCCTGATGGTTGCGGTGCGATGAGTAGACGAAGATGCGTTGCAGGTCCTTGTCGGAGAGCAGGCGCAGGAAGCGGGCTTCGACGACGTCGTTGGGATAGACGCGCTGCGTCAGGCAGCCGATCATCGGCAGGCGGGCGCTGACGATGTCGAGATAGAAGTTGCGCGGCAGCTGGAACTTCGTCGTCATGGTGATGACGGCGCCGCTCCTCGACAGCTTGATGATCAGGCCGCGACGGGAGACGAGATTGACGAGACCGCCATTCTCGGTGAACTCGATACGGGCCTCGTTGCAGGTGTCCTCCATCGGGAAACTCTTCTCCCGATCGTACATGAAGGACTCTTCCTTGCTCAGGTAGTTGTTACGCGGTACCGATCCCTGAATGCCCATCTGCCTGCTGTCCCCGGCGCTGTCTCTTTCTGGGAAAACCTAGGCGAGCAACGCTTAACATCGGGTTGAGCGGCAAGGCAAAATCCTGCCGCTCAGCCGATTTGCTTCAGGACGCGCGATAGCTCTGGCCGGCGGCATCGAAGAGATGCAGCTTCGCCCTGTCCGCGGTGAACCGGACCTTGGCGCCACGCTTGACGTCGAGGATGCCGGGGATCTTGGCGATGATCGGCTCGCCCTGCACGAGGCCCTCGATATAGAGCAATGTTACCTCGCCGAGCGCCTCGACGATCGCCACCGTGCCCTCGAAGAGGAAATCATCGCCGGTCGAGATCTGGAGATCCTCCGGGCGCACGCCAAAACTTGCCGGCTTGCCCACCTCGGAGGTGCTCGTCGCGATATCGACGCTCGAAGTCCGGCCGCCGGTCAGTTCCAGCGTGGTCGTTGTCCCTGCCGCAGTGATCTTGGCTGGAATGATGTTCATGGCCGGCGAGCCGATGAAGCGGGCGACGAAGAGGTTTGCCGGACGCTCATAGAGTTCGAGCGGCGGGCCGACCTGCTCGATATGGCCGGCCGACAGCACGACGATGCGGTCGGCAAGCGTCATCGCCTCGACCTGGTCGTGCGTCACGTAGATCATCGTCGTGTCTGCCATCTGCTCGGAAAGCTTGGCGATCTCGATGCGGGTCGCGACGCGCAGCGCCGCGTCGAGGTTCGACAACGGCTCGTCGAACAGGAAGACCTTGGGATCGCGGCAGATGGCACGGCCGATCGCCACGCGCTGGCGCTGGCCACCGGAAAGCGCCTTAGGCAGGCGGTCGAGATATTTGGTGAGCTGGAGGACCTCGCCCGCCGCGCGCACGCGTCGGTCGATCTCTTCCTTGGCTTCCCCCGCGATACGCATGCCGAAGGCCATGTTGTCGTAGACGGTCATGTGCGGGTAGAGCGCATAGGACTGGAACACCATGGCGATGCCGCGCTTCGACGGCGGCACGTCGTTGACGCGCTCGCCATCGATCATCATGTCACCGCCGCTGATTTCCTCCAGACCGGCGATCATGCGCAGGAGAGTCGACTTGCCGCAGCCGGACGGGCCGACGAAGACGATGAACTCACCCTGCTTGATATCGAGATCGATGCCGTGGATCACGTCCACTGCGCCGTAGGATTTGCGGATATCCTTGAGCACCAGCCCTGTCATGTCTCTCTCCCCTTTTTACGTTTTGACCGATCAAGCGAAGCGGGCGAAAAACCCGCTCCAGGCCGGAAGTTCTATGTTTTCCTCATGCATGATACTGTCGAAGCCATGACCTTCCAGCGCTTCCAACGTGCCTGTAGGCAGATCGGCGAGGCGGGCGATCGGGCTCATGTTGAAGGCGCAGAACACCTTTTCATTGCCGTGCGTGCGCACGAAGGACAGGATCGCGCCCTCCGCCGAATGGAACTGGATCTCGCCCTTGACGAGCGCCACGTGCTCCTTGCGGAAGGCGAGGAAACGACGGTAATGCGCCAGCACCGAGGCTTCGTCGCCGTCCTGCACGTTGACGGCACGCT encodes:
- the edd gene encoding phosphogluconate dehydratase, whose amino-acid sequence is MSADKRIEAITARIVERSKPHRGPYLDRVRAAMSKGVHRGVLSCGNLAHGFAVCSPAEKDALAGDRIQNLGIITSYNDMLSAHQPFETYPELIRQAAREAGGVAQVAGGVPAMCDGVTQGQPGMELSLFSRDLIAMAAGIGLSHNMFDSVVYLGVCDKIVPGLTIAALTFGHLPAVFIPAGPMTSGLPNDEKARVRQLFAEGKAGRAELLEAESKSYHGPGTCTFYGTANSNQMLMEIMGFHMPGASFINPGTPLRDALTKEATKRALAITAQGNEFTPAGEMIDERSIVNGVVGLHATGGSTNHTLHLIAMARAAGILLTWKDISDLSDTVPLLARVYPNGLADVNHFHAAGGMGFLIQELLKQGMLHDDVRTVFGQGLSAYAIDPKLGDRGVVVREPSPKVSHDPKVLANIETPFQASGGLKMLTGNIGNAVIKISAVKPERHVIEAPAKVFHDQQELNVAFKAGELTGDFIAVVRFQGPKANGMPELHKLTTVLGILQDRGQRVALLTDGRMSGASGKVPAAIHITPEAVDNGPIGRIKNGDIIRLDATHGTIEVLVNAAEFAARPQATADLSGNEFGMGRELFAPFRAIAGPADHGASVLFA
- a CDS encoding ABC transporter ATP-binding protein: MTGLVLKDIRKSYGAVDVIHGIDLDIKQGEFIVFVGPSGCGKSTLLRMIAGLEEISGGDMMIDGERVNDVPPSKRGIAMVFQSYALYPHMTVYDNMAFGMRIAGEAKEEIDRRVRAAGEVLQLTKYLDRLPKALSGGQRQRVAIGRAICRDPKVFLFDEPLSNLDAALRVATRIEIAKLSEQMADTTMIYVTHDQVEAMTLADRIVVLSAGHIEQVGPPLELYERPANLFVARFIGSPAMNIIPAKITAAGTTTTLELTGGRTSSVDIATSTSEVGKPASFGVRPEDLQISTGDDFLFEGTVAIVEALGEVTLLYIEGLVQGEPIIAKIPGILDVKRGAKVRFTADRAKLHLFDAAGQSYRAS